The Streptomyces pratensis genomic interval CGGGCTTCCTGTCCAGGTAGTTCAGAGCCGCGTCGACGGCGACGTCCTGCGACTCCTTCATGTCCTGGAGATTGTGCTGCTCGATCTCCTTCTCGGAGTCGCCCGTCGGATAGACGGAGTCGCGCGGCATGACCGCCCGGTCCGCCCTGAACCAGCTGTCCACCACATCCCCGACCCCGATGTCGGCCGTCGGGGCCGTCGCGATGATCGTCGTCATCCGCAGCTCACCGTCGGTGGTGCGGGTCGGCGTGCCCTTGATCGTGATGACCGGCTTCCCCTTGTCGTCCCCCAGGACATCGGCGGTGCTGCCGGGCTGCGCCACGGTGAACGGCAGCGGCGCGAAGGCGGCCGTACCGAACAGTGCGAGGACGGGCAGCGCGCAGAGGGCGAGAGCGCGGGGGCGAGAGAGACGAATGGCCACCCGCCCAATCTATCCGCCGCACGCCTCCGGCTCCGACCGCCCCGGCGCCACCGGGGCGGTCGGCGCCGGGGGCCCGTACGGGCCGCCCGGCCCGTGGCGTCCGGCCCGGTGGCGACTGGTGCCGGAGGCGGTCGGTGCCCGGGCGCACCCGCCCGCTAGCGCAGTGCGTCGGCGACCTCACGGGCCGCGTCGAGGACCCGCGGGCCGACCCGTTCCGGTACGGCGTCCGCGAGCATCACCACGCCCACGCTGCCTTCCACGCCGGAGACCCCGACCAGAGGCGCCGCAGCCCCGCAGGCACCGGCTTCGAGCTCGCCCTGGGTGAGGGTGTAGCCCGGGTGGCCGACCGTCTTCTGCCGGGCGGTGAGGATCGCCCGGCCCGCGGCGCCCCGGTCCAGGGAGTGACGGAAGCCTGCCCGGTAGGCCACGTGGTAGTCGGTCCAGGTCGGCTCGACGACGGCGACCGCGAGCGCGTCCGACCCGTCGACGAGCGTGAGGTGGGCGGTGGCCCCTATGTCCTCGGCCAGGGAGCGCAGCGCGGGCAGCGCCGCCTCCCTGACAAGCGGGTGCACCTGCCGGCCCAGGCGCAGCACACCCAGGCCCACTCGGGCCCGGCCGCCCAGATCACGCCGGACGAGCGCGTGCTGTTCCAGGGTGGCGAGCAGTCGGTAGACCACGGTGCGGTTGACTCCGAGTTTGTTGGACAACTCGGTGACGGTCAGGCCGTGATCGGTATCGGCGAGCAGTTTGAGGACACGCAGTCCCCGGTCGAGCGTCTGAGAAGTCTCCGCGGTCACGACGCCCTCTCCCTCTTGGTGAGCGGGGCGGTTGTCTCCGAGGTGCCGACGCCGGTCCCGCGGCGACGCACCGAGAGGCCGCCGACTGGCCATGGCACCGGCTGCGCTCCGCGGCCACACTGCCACGGGGCGTTCATGTTTCGGGGAGATTAGCGAGAGGGTCCGCTCAGCGGAAGACCTCGTCCAGAATCCGGTCTCCCCCCGGAACGGCCCCGCATAACCGCCGGTCAGCGCGAAACCGTCCGGAACGCGAACATCTACGCGCGTTCAAGTCGGGTGACTCGACGACGACGCTCCGTGCATGACACGTGAACGATTGTTAACCCACTGTGAATAGTTGCGCCAAAAAACTTTTCATTACGGGCGCTCGCACACCTCCCGCGCGCCCCGCCCGGACGGATGACACGGCCCACACCCCTCCCATCGGAGCCCGGGACGCCCTCCGACATCCAGGCCGCACGTCGGCATCACGCACCGTGACGCGAGTCTGCCGGGCCCCCTCGCGCCGGACCTCACCTCCCGGCGTCACAGATTCTCCACACACCAGCTGCAATGGATCATTTTGATTCATGGTCAACTCTTGAGGCAACCCACGCAAGCAATTGGTAGGTTGATCCGTCGTATACCCATCACAACGGAGCCGTACGGGAATTATCGGTGCTACGGGGAGGGAAACCGTAAATGGCGTGGGACGAATGGGAGCAGCTGAAATCCGAGGCGGCGGAGAAGCACTCTGCGCGGACGCAACTGAACCAGGTGCCGCCGGAGGCAGGTGGAGGCCCACCACCCCAAGGGGATCTGAAAGTCGATCAGCAGGACCTGGCGGCGATCGGCAACAGCGCGTACAAGCTGTACGGCGATCTCGAGAAGGCCGGTGACCACGCCCGCGCATCGACGCAGAAGGCGGCCGGAACCCTGAAGGCGGAGACCTTCGCCCTGGGCGGCGCCCTCGATCACGTGGCTTCACGCTGGATCGACCAGGTCCGCTCCCTGCTGGACGCCTGCGCCCACATCTCGAACCATCTCGACTACACCAAGGGCGCTCACGCCGGCGACGAGGTCTACATCGGCACGGTCATCAGCAACATCGACACCCTCGACAAGGGCTTCGACGAAAGGGCCGGAAGCTGATGGACCTCGACTCCCTCCGTTTCGCGAACTTCTCCGATCTGGACACGGCGATCACCGACTGGGAACAAATGGTCACCAAACTCAAGGTTCTCCAGGGGGACGCGAAGGACGACCTCAAAGCGAAGTCGGACAAAGCGAACTGGGCCGGGGACAATGCCACCGTCACCCGGGCTTTCGTGGACAAGACGGCCGGCGAGTTCGGCGACGCCCACACCCAGGCCGAAACGATCAAGAAAATCATCACCGATACCCGCGGTGAACTGGTCGGTTATCGAAAGCAGCTGAATTCGGCCATCGAGCGTGGCCTGAACAAGAACCTCACCGTGCGTGACACGGGCGAGGGGTCCTTCACCGTCACCATGAACATCCACCCCGACCGCGCGGCGAAAGGCACCTCGGTGCCCGAGCACACCCAGGCGGACGTCGATACGTTCCGGGACGAGATCCAGAACATTCTGAAGAACGCCACGGAGAGCGACACCTCGGCGGCCAAGGTGCTCACGCTCCTGGTGGACCAGGCCAAGCACGGCTTCTCCGATGCCAGTTACGCGGACCGGGACTCCGCGGCCAAGGCCGTGGAGGAGGCGGAGAAGCTCGCCAAGATCCTCAAGAAGGACCCTCACGACGTCACGCTGACAGAGCTCAACACCCTCAACACCACCCTGGCCACCTACAAGAACGACCCGCTCTTCGCCGAGCGGTTCGCCACCCAGGTGGAGCCGAAGAAGGTGCTCGAGTTCTACGCCGGGGTCGCCGACCCTTACCAGGGCATGGGCAGGGACCCGAAGTTCCTCGAACAGGCGAAGCAGCTCCAGAAGAACCTCGGCATCACCCTGGGCACGGCCACGCTCTCCGACAGCGACAAGATGCAGGGCTGGGAAGCGAAGATGGTCGAGCTGGGCCCGGACCGGCTCGGCATCGACGACGCCAACGACCCTACGGGCTTCGGGGTCATGAGCAACCTGATGCGCTTCGGCGACTACGACGACCAGTTCCTCAAATCCTACGGCGACAAGCTCATCGCGTACGACAAGGAACGCAACGTCGAGCACCAGAGCCCCTGGGTCAACAACTGGAACCAGGGCGACCTCAACTTCTGGGACAAGAACGACCGGGGCCGCGATCCGATGACGGGCTTCATGGAAGCCCTGGGCCACAACCCCGACGCCTCTACCCAGTTCTTCGCCCAGCCGGAGGGCTCCGGGGAAACGGTCGACAAGGCCGGCGAGGTCAACGAGCACCTCAAGTACCTGACCCAGGACCGCATCTGGCTCGCGGACCCGACGCTCGACGGCGACGACAAGTTCAACGCGGGCAAGGACGCCCTGGGCCACGCGCTGGAGTCGGCCACCACCGGATACGCGTACGACTCCGACCCGATGACGGGCAAGGACCCCCTGCACCCCGGCAGCGGGGACCACCGCACGGCGGCGACGGCGGGCGTCATGGAACAGGTGGCGTACCTGTACGGGAGCGAGAAGGGCCCCGAGATGCTGCACAAGCAGTCGGAGCTGGCGGACAGCCTGGGCAAGATGGGCGCGGCGTACATCGACGACATCGACTACAGCCTGTCGGGGCTCGGCGACCAAAAGGACACCGACAGCGCGTTTCCGGCCAAGTACGACGGGCGCGCAAACTTCAGCGAGCAGGGCGCCATCAATTTCCTCAGCGTCCTGGGCCAGAACGAGACCTCGCACGGTGTCGTATCGGCGGCCCAGCACCTGTACACGCTGAGTGCACTGGATGCCTATCCCGCCACCAGTGACGAGAACACCAGTTACGCCAAGGACGCCCTGACTACGGGCGGCGAGGCGCGCGGCATCCTGGACCACGCACGCGTGCAGCAGGCCGAGACCGACTTCACCAAGGACTCCGAAGACGCCAATAAGTCGCTTGGCCGTTCCGGAGACTGGATCACGCTGGGTGCCGGAGTGGTGGTCGGAGGTGGTATCGCGGCGATCCCCGTACCCGGCAGTACCGCGGCAGCAGTGGTCATCGCACCAGTGGTGGCGGACGCGGCAGGAGAGGCTCTCAACACCTTTATCGGGCACCAGGTCGACAAAGGTGTCGACGCGGCCGAGGAAGACCCCACGGAGCAGGCGCAGACGACCAGCGCTGAGTTCTACCAAAAGGGCGCAGAGGACCTGGGCAAGGCCTACGACACCTATAGCGAAGCCAATCCGAAGTGGGACAACCCTGACCGCACCGAGTGGGCGCGGGATATCGAAAGCAGCTACATCAACACCGGCTCCAATCAAGACGACTTCCGCGGGCGCGCCCCGTACGAGGACTGACAGATGGAGCGGACCGCCGAGCCCACGGAGACGAAGGACCGATGAGGAACATACTGCGCTGGAGCGTGTGCGGAGCGCTGGTGGCGGCTGCGGTGAGCGGATGCAGCGGCGATGGCGGACAGGAGCCGGAAGGGCTGGCCACGTCTGAGGTGTGCGACGGAACACTGACCGGGCCTGCGGCGAAGGCGCTCGAACGTATCGGCGGCACAGACCGGTTCGAGGAGCTCACCAGCACCAACGACATTGGGGACCCGGTCAAGTTCTCCCTGGGCAGGGCCGCCAAACGCCTTCATACCGAACTCGGCCAGCGGAGCGAATGCAGTCTCTACAAGGCTGACGACGACAGTGGGTACTACATGATCAAGATGCAGTTTGAACCCACGGCCAGCCGCCCGGACCCGGAGAATGCCTCACGTAAGAACAGCGCCAAGGACGACCGGTCGGTCTTCCCGCTCGGCCTTTACGCCTATGTTCCCGAGGACGACGGCGCCTCCCTGTTCTTCTCATGCACCACGAAAGGTCCCGAAGGGAGCACGCCCTACGTGGCGGCCAACATGTTCGTCAACAGGAAACAGGTCGATGCCGTGAGTACGGCCAAAGATCGGATGGTCGTACTCAACGCCGTCTCACGCGCCCTTGCCGAGCAACTGGGCTGCGCCGCACAGGCCAAGCTGCCCGCCGAGGTGCCCGACGCCCTGCCCGGATGACAACGCGGCCCCGGTGCGCGGGCGGATCACGCCGCCCGCGCACCGGGGCCGATCAGGCCGGGCTCACCGCATCCGGGTGGCCCACTCCTGGACCTTCTTGATCCGGTCCTGGATCTGCCCGGCCGTCGCCTCCGCGCTCGGCGGCCCGCCGCACACCCGCCGCAGTTCGGTGTGGATCACGCCGTGCGGCTTGCCGCTCTGGTGCGTGTACGCCGACACCATCGTGTTGAGCTGCTTGCGCAGTTCCAGCAGCTTCTTGTGGGTGACCACCGGCCGGCCCTCGGCCGGCTTCTCCAGCAGGTCCGCCTCCGCCGCGGGCTTCTGCCTGCTGTGAGCGATCTGCCGGGTCTGCCGCTTCTGGAGCAGCAGCTGCACCTGGTCCGGTTCGAGGAGGCCCGGGATACCCAGGTAGTCCTGCTCCTCCTCGCTCCCCGGGTGCGCCTGCATGCCGAATTCGGCGCCGTCGTACAGCACCCGGTCGAAGACCGCGTCGGATTCCAGCGCCTCGAAGGGCAGCTGTTCCTCGGTCTCCTCGTCCTCGAGCTTCTCCGCGTCCGCGAGGAGCTGGTCCTCCTCGGCGAACGGGTTCTCCTCGTCGCTGCCCTTCTTCGGCTTGTCGAGCACGTGGTCGCGCTCGACCTCCATCTCGTTCGCGAAGTCGAGCAGCATCGGGATGGTCGGCACGAAGACGGAGGCGGTCTCGCCGCGACGCCGGGACCGCACGAAACGGCCGACTGCCTGGGCGAAGAAGAGGGGCGTCGAGATGGTCGTGGCGTACACGCCGACCGCGAGACGCGGCACGTCGACGCCCTCGGACACCATCCGGACCGCGACCATCCAGCGCGACTCGTCCTGGCTGAACTTGTCGATGTTCTTGGACGCGGCCTTCTCGTCGGAGAGGACCACAGTCGGCTTCTCCCCGGTGACCGACTTGAGAATCTTGGCGTAGGCGCGCGCCGACTCCTGGTCCGTCGCGATGACGAGCCCGCCGGCGTCCGGAATGCCCTTGCGTACCTCTGTGAGCCGCTTGTCGGCGGCGGACAGCACGTTGGGGATCCAGTCACCGGTGGGCGACAGCGCGGTGCGCCAGGCCTGCCCGATGGCGTCCTTGGTCATCGGCTCACCGAGCCGCGCGGCGATCTCGTCCCCGGCCTTCGTCCGCCAGCGCATGTTGCCGCTGTAGCTGAGGAAGATCACGGGACGGACGACCCCGTCGGCCAGGGCGTTGCCGTAGCCGTAGGTGTAGTCGGCCGAGGAGCGCCTGATGCCGTCGTTGCCCTCCTCGTACGCGACGAAGGGGATCGGGTTGGTGTCCGACCGGAAGGGCGTACCGGTCAGCGCGAGCCTTCGCGTCGCCGGGTCGAACGCCTCCTGGCAGGCCTCGCCCCAGGACTTGGAGTCACCGGCGTGGTGGATCTCGTCGAGGATGACGAGCGTCTTGCGCTGCTCGCAGCGGTTGCGGTGCAGCATGGGGCGCACACCGACACCGGCGTACGTGATCGCGACCCCGTGGTACTCCTTGCTCACGGGTCCCGCGCTGTACTCGGGGTCGAGCTTGATGCCTATGCGGGCGGCGGCCTCCGCCCACTGCTTCTTGAGGTGCTCGGTGGGCGCCACGACGGTGATCTGCTGCACCACGTGGTGGTGCAGCAGCCATGAGGCGAGGGTCAGCGCGAAGGTGGTCTTTCCGGCGCCGGGCGTCGCGACCGCGAGGAAGTCGCGCGGCTGGTCCTGGATGTACTTCTCCATGGCACCCTGCTGCCAGGCGCGCAGCTTCCCGGCCGTCCCCCAGGGGGCGCGGCCGGGAAAGGCGGGTGAGAGGTGGTGGGAGGCGGTAGTAGTCACGGTCTCCGGTTCGGGGCACTCGGGTACGTGGGGCGCTGTCCGTACGGGCCTGAGCCGACCCCTACGCGATACGACAACCGGGCCACCCTACCGGCGGGCGGGGCGGAACCCTCCCTGGACGACGCCGCCCCGGAGGATAGTGCGACAGCCGTCACACCTCGGAGACGGCCAGCTCCCGCAGAACTTGGGCAATGACCTTCACCTCGTCCGTCTCTCCGGTGGCCACCGCGAAGACCAGCCGTTCCGCCGCATCGATGTCCGGGTGCAGATCCACTCCGTTCATCGCCAGGAACGAGACGCAGGACAGCCACGCCGTCCGCTTGTTGCCGTCGAAAAATGGACGGTTGATCGCAAGGGACTGGAGGAGCGCAGCGGCCTTGTCGATCACGTCCGGGTACGCCTCCTCCCCGAACATGGCAGCGGAAGGGCGGTGCGCCGCGGACTCCAGGAGCCCGGCGTCCCGCACGACGACCTGCATGTCGGAGCAGGCATATCCGGCGATGACGAGGATGTCCTCGGAGGAGAGATAGACGCAGGTCACTTGAGCCGGTCCATGAGCTCGCCCCACTTGGCCGCCTGCTCCTTGGCGGTCTTGCGGACGATGGCCTCCTGCGCCGTCCGGGCGAGGTAATCGTCCACAGCCTTGAGCAGTATCGCGTGCATGCTGGTGCCTTCCTGCTCGGCCCGCTGCTTGAGGGCCTCGGTCTGGTCGTCACGGAGGCGCAGGTTCATAGCCATACCGGAACGGTACCAGCGCGTGGGGCCAAAGTAGTACCACGAGCGTCTAGGGCTTGTCCTGTGAATCTCGATGACCGTCTGGTCCGCCCCGACGAAAGCTCGGCCGGGCGGCCAGAGGGGCGATAATTCGTGCTCGGGTCTGGTGCCTGGTTGCCTAGAGTGGTTCGCATGATCGATCCAGGGCTCGAGGGTAAGACCGTGCTGGTCACGGGCGGCGCGATGAACATCGGTGCCGCGATCTCGCGCGCATTCGCGACCCAAGGAGCACGAGTGGCGGTGCACTACGTAGCCGCTGGCCCGTCTGCCCCGCTTGAGCACGCCCGCGCTACGAAGGCTGAGGTAGAAGCGTTCGTGGCTTCACTTCCAGAGGCGGTAGCAGTCGAGGCAGACTTCCTCGACCCGGGGGCCGCCACGCACCTTTTCAAGCAGGTCGAAGACACACTCGGCCCGGTCGACGTACTAATCAACAACGCCGGGCACGCCGAGGAGGACGATCAGTTCCCGCTCCTGGACCACGTCGGATTCGAACGGACCGTGCGGGTGAACCTGACAGCCCCGGCGATGCTCATGGCCGAGTTCGCGCGCCGAGTGCCCGAGGGGCCGCCGAAGGGCACAAGGTCGGTAGTCAACATCTCGACCGACGCAGCACGAGGCTTTCCCGGGCAGGTCGCCTATGGGGCTTCGAAGGGGGCACTGGAATCCCTCACGCGTGGGGCCGCGCAAGACCTTGGGCCCACGATCCGTGTCAACGCGGTCGCTCCTGGCCCTGTCCAGACCGGCTGGATGGACGACGACCTGATCGGGCAGGTCGCCCCGAGCATCCCTCTGGGAAGAGTCGGGGCGCCTGAGGACATCGCGGACGCCGTGGTCTTCCTCGCCTCTCGCCAGGCGAGATGGATCACCGGCCAGGTCGTCCAGGTCGCTGGCGGTCACTGGCTATGACCAGGTGCGGGATAGGCCGCGCTTGTGGTCAGGTCAACGAAGCCAGAGCGCGATCGCGGCGATCACGACCAGTGCCCGGTAGTACGCGGCCCGTTTCGCGTACCGGGTGGCCAGGCCCCGGAACTGCTTGAGCCTGTTGAAGCACCGCTCGACCACGTTCCGCCCCTTGTAGGCCACCTTGTCGAAGACCGGGGCCCGCCCACCGCGGGAGCCTTTGCGCAGCCGGTGGGCGGCGTGGTCCTTTTTCTCCGGGCTGACGAACCTGATCCTCCGCGCCCGCAGTGCCCTGCGTGTCGAGGGGCTGGAGTAGGCCCGGTCGGCCAGCACGCAGTCGGGGCGCTTGCGCGGCCTGCCCGGCCCTGAGGTGTTGACCCGCACCCGGTCCAGCAGGCGCAGCAGCTGCGGGTTGTCCCCGGCCTGCCCGGACGTGAGCAGCACAACCACGGGCAGGCCTCGGGCGTCGGTGGCCAGGTGGATCTTCGTACTCAGTCCGCCGCGCGAGCGGCCCAGCGCCTCGTCGGGCTCGACGAGGTCCTCGACCCAGGCCGTCCGGGATGCCCCTTTTTACGGGCCCCGGCCGAGTGCTGGTGGGCGCGCACCACGCTGGAGTCGATCGAGAAGACCCACTCGATGCTCCCGGCGTCGGCCTGGAGGGTCTGCACGTGCTCCAGGATCCGGTCCCACGTGCCACCGGCGGTCCAGCGGCGCAGGCGTTCGTGCAGGGTCTTCCAGGGCCCGTACCGCTCGGGCACGTCGCGCCAGGGCGCGCCGGTGCGCAGCTGCCACAGGATGCCGTCGATGACCTGCCGGTGGTTTCTCCACTGACCGCCCCGGCCCGAGGAGGGCATGAGCGGCTCGATCAGGTCCCACTGCTCGTCGGTGAGGTCATCACGTCCTGCCACGGACCGGCACGCTACCGCTGCCGGGAACATTCACAGGACACGCCCTAGCGAGGTTGCACCCGGCTCGCCACCCACACCCCCACCAGCGCCACCGCCGCCATCGGCAGGAACACCACCGTGAACGCCCCCGGATGCGCCGTGGCGGTACCGCCGCCCACCGCCCCGTGGGCAGCCGCGCCCACCGCGCCGCCGCCGAGGGCGGCGAACGCCGCACCGCTCGCGGCGAGCAGCAGCGCGTTGGCCAGCCCGTCCGAGATCTGGAGGGCGGCCGAATTGGCCCCCGCTTCCTGCGGGGCCGACAGCTTCAGCAGCAGCACGCTCGTCGAGGCGATCACCATGCCCATGCCGAAGCACCCGAAGCCCCAGACCACGGCCAGGGTCCACACCGGAACCGCCTCGATCAGCACGCTCGGCGCGGCGAGGATCGAGAGCGTCACGCATACCATCCCCACCACCATGAGAGTCCCCCGGTGGGGCTCCAGCCGGGGCCGGGCCAGTACGTACGACCCGAGCGCCCAGGTCAGCCCGCCGGCGGCCAGGGAGAGGCCGGCCAGCGTCGGGGAGAGACCACGCTGGGTCACGAGCATCAGCGGGACGAACGACTCGGCGACGATGAAGGAGCCGGCCGATATCCCCCGCAGCAGGATGACGGCGGGCAGCCCCCGCGCGGCGCGCACGGTCCCCCTGGGCAGCAGCCCGCGCACGGCGGGGACGAGCAGCGCGGCACCGGCCAGCGCCGGAACCAGGGAGACCCACCTGAGCTCCTGCCCCGCGTACTGGAGCAGTCCGGCGCCGGCCGAGATGCCGAGCGCGAGCCGGATGCGGCGCCCGTCGAACGGCTCCGCCGCGGCCTCCGCGTCCGTGGGACCGCCCGCCATCCGCCGTATCGCGGGCAGCGCGAGGCCCAGCGGCAGAAGGATGAGGACCGGGATGCCGACGAAGACCCAGCGCCACCCGAGGTGTTCCGTCACCGTCCCCGAGGCCAGCGGCCCGACGACGGACGGGACGATCCAGGCCGCCGAGAAGCCGGCCATGATGCTCGGCCGGATCCGCTCCGGGTACGCCCGCCCGATGACCACGTACAGCGCCACGATCACGAGCCCGCCGCCTACGCCCTGGACGGCCCGCCCCAGGATGAACGTCCACATGCCCCCCGCGGTCCCGGAGAGCACCAGCCCGGCGCCGAAGGCGCCGATCCCCGTGGCGAGCGGTGCGAGCGGCCCGCGCCGGTCGGCCCACTGCCCGGAGAGCACCATCGCGAAGAGGCTGGTGGTGAAGTACGCGGAGAAGGCGAACGCGTAGAGCGGGATTCCGTGCAGCTCCCGGGCCGCCACCGGCATCGCCGTCCCGACGGCGGTCGCCTCGAAGGCGATGAGCAGGACGACGGAGACGATGCCGACGCTGAGCGCCCGGTAGGTCCGCCCGAGGACGCCTTCCGCCGGTTCGGCGACGGTGGTCTCCACAAGTGCGGCGGTGACCTCGGCGTCACGGGGTTCCAGGGCAGTCATGAGCCCCAGAGTAAGGGCCACGAGCCCGGGTGACCCCTGTCGGTGGTCGGTATGCGGCTGGTCCCTCGGACGTAGGACTGTGGCCTTGGCCGGACCGTGAAGGTGGGCGAAGTGGGGCAGTCAGGCTGCGGTCCAGCGGCCGAGTGCCGTCACGCCCGCCTGCGTTCGGTCGTCGCCGCCGTTCATGAACGCCGTATGGCAGTCGTGTTGCGGCAGCCCCCTGTCCCTTGATGATCTTCGGGCGGCGGCCGTAGGGTCGTGAGCACAGGAGGAACACCCCCGACCGTGTGCCCGAGAGGCTCAGGGGCTCGACTGCAACTCGAGTTACACCGGTTCGAATCCGGTCACGGTCTCCACCTACGGCGCCGGCGCGGAACATCCGCCCGGCGCCGCCCCGTTCCCCGCGGCCGCGGTGTGGCGCGTACGATCTGGCCCGTCGTCCGGGCACGGGTTCACAGGATCGGTATCACGGGGAGCGCCTGCATGGCCGTCGTCATCTTCTTGTTCGTCGTAGCCGCCGTCTTTCTCGTCGTCGCACTGGTCGGCCCCTACCGGCTGTACTGGCAGGCCCGGCCGCACGCGGCGCGGCAGCCGTCGGACGCGGCTCTCGCCGTGGGGCGGATCGCGGCTTTCGGCGTCGCCGGGGTGTTCGTCTTCGGCGGATGCTCGGTCCAGGCCGGCATCGACAGGGCCACCTGGAGCGCGAGCGAGGTCCGCGAAGCAGCCGAGGACGCTGCCGCGTCCATGGCCGCCGACACGCAGATCCGCCGCGATCCGACGGATGGCTACGCCTCGCTGATCAAGGCGGACGTCATGAGGGCGGGCGAGGGTCAGGGGCCCTTGTACCGCGTCTCCGTGGAGCGGGCCGGAGACGGGCATGACTACGAGATATCCGGGGGCGGCGCCGCCACCACCGTCTGCATGCACGTCACGGAGGAGAAGTCCGCGGAGGGCGGTGTCTTCGTCCCGGGAGCGGACGGCGGCAGCGGCAGCTCCATCCCCGAGTACGACCTGACCGCCACCGTCGACGACGGCGCCTGCTGAGCCGGCAGGCGCCGCCGGGGTCAGGACTTGGGCGCGGCCACCGCCGCCTGGGGCCGGATCGGGAGACGGTTGACCGGGCGGCCGGTCGCCGCGCGGACCGCTGACGCCACCGCAGCCGGGGACGTCACCACCGGTACCGCCGAAGCGGGCTTGGCGCCGAAGGGGGCCACCACGTCGCGTTCCTCGATCAGTTTGACGATGTGGATGTCCGGCGCGTCCAGGGACGTCGGGAGCGCGTACCCGGTGAGGTCCGGGTGGCGGATCAGACCCCGGGCGGTGCGGAGGTTCTCCGTGAGTGCCGCGCCGATGCCCTGGGTGACACCGGCCTCGATGCGGGTCACCAGCTGGGACGGGTTGAGGATCCGGCCGACGTCCTGGGCCACGGCCATCTCGACCACCCGGACCGAGCCGAGTTCGATGTCGACGTCGACCACCGCGCGGACCGCGCAGAAGGCCAGACCCACGAAGGCGTCGCCCTGGCCGGACTCGTCGAGCGGCTCGGTGGGGTGGGGCCGGCACTGGGCGGTGGCCCAGAGCTCCTTGCCGTCCATGGCCTCCATGACCGTCGTGGACAGCACACCGTCGTACGAGGTGATCTTCCCGTCGGCGATCTGGAGCAGCTCCGTCGACATCCCGAACTTGTGGGCCAGGGGCTGGAGCAGCTGGGTGCGGACCATCTTGGCGGCGCGTTCGACCGCACCGCCCGAGACCCAGGTGTGGCGTCCGTGTGTCGCCGGGCCCGCGGGGGGCTGGTCGGTGTCCACCGCCGCGACGTGGACCTCTTCGACGCCAAGGGTCTCCTGGACGATCTGACGGGCGAGCGTGGTGAAGCCCTGGCCCGTCTCGACGGCCGCGCAGATGACGGTGGCGACGCCGTCGTGGACCCGGACCGTGGCGGTGGAGACCTCGTCGGCGCCCTCGGCACCCAGCATGTGGACCATGCCGAGGGCGTAGCCGACGCCCCGGCGTACGGCTCCGGGCTCTCCGGCGCCCTCGGGGCCGCCGGGGAGCAGCCAGTCGTCCTCCGGGCCGTCCTTGGGGAGCGCGGGCAGCGGGAAGTCCCGCAGCTCACCGAGGAGTTCGGCGACGGGGGCGGGGCAGGTGACGGTCTGGCTGGTGGGGAGGATGTCCCCGGTGGAAAGGGCGTTGCGCAGCCTGAGCTCGACCGGGTCGACACCCAGCTTCGCCGCCAGCTTGTCCATCTGGCCCTCGTACGCGGCGCAGACCTGCATCGCGCCCTCGCCCCGCACGTGTCCGGAGGGCGGGTTGTTCGTACGGACCGCCCAGCCCTCGATGAAGGCGTGGGGGACGACGTACGGCCCGCAGGCGAAGGCCACGGCGGCGGCCAGGGACTCGGACGAGGAGTCGGCGTACGCGCCCGCGTCCAGGAGGATCTGGGCCTCGACCTTGACCAGCCTGCCCTCGGCGTCCGCGTGGTGGCGGTAGCGCAGCAGGGTCGGGTG includes:
- a CDS encoding S16 family serine protease, encoding MAIRLSRPRALALCALPVLALFGTAAFAPLPFTVAQPGSTADVLGDDKGKPVITIKGTPTRTTDGELRMTTIIATAPTADIGVGDVVDSWFRADRAVMPRDSVYPTGDSEKEIEQHNLQDMKESQDVAVDAALNYLDRKPGSVDITLNLADVGGPSAGLFFSLGIIDKLAGDGSGGDLTGGRTVAGTGTIEADGAVGAVGGVSLKTQAARRDGATVFLVPKAECKQAKAERPEGLRLIPVTTLKGAVSSLRALDQGGKVPSC
- a CDS encoding IclR family transcriptional regulator codes for the protein MTAETSQTLDRGLRVLKLLADTDHGLTVTELSNKLGVNRTVVYRLLATLEQHALVRRDLGGRARVGLGVLRLGRQVHPLVREAALPALRSLAEDIGATAHLTLVDGSDALAVAVVEPTWTDYHVAYRAGFRHSLDRGAAGRAILTARQKTVGHPGYTLTQGELEAGACGAAAPLVGVSGVEGSVGVVMLADAVPERVGPRVLDAAREVADALR
- a CDS encoding DEAD/DEAH box helicase, coding for MTTTASHHLSPAFPGRAPWGTAGKLRAWQQGAMEKYIQDQPRDFLAVATPGAGKTTFALTLASWLLHHHVVQQITVVAPTEHLKKQWAEAAARIGIKLDPEYSAGPVSKEYHGVAITYAGVGVRPMLHRNRCEQRKTLVILDEIHHAGDSKSWGEACQEAFDPATRRLALTGTPFRSDTNPIPFVAYEEGNDGIRRSSADYTYGYGNALADGVVRPVIFLSYSGNMRWRTKAGDEIAARLGEPMTKDAIGQAWRTALSPTGDWIPNVLSAADKRLTEVRKGIPDAGGLVIATDQESARAYAKILKSVTGEKPTVVLSDEKAASKNIDKFSQDESRWMVAVRMVSEGVDVPRLAVGVYATTISTPLFFAQAVGRFVRSRRRGETASVFVPTIPMLLDFANEMEVERDHVLDKPKKGSDEENPFAEEDQLLADAEKLEDEETEEQLPFEALESDAVFDRVLYDGAEFGMQAHPGSEEEQDYLGIPGLLEPDQVQLLLQKRQTRQIAHSRQKPAAEADLLEKPAEGRPVVTHKKLLELRKQLNTMVSAYTHQSGKPHGVIHTELRRVCGGPPSAEATAGQIQDRIKKVQEWATRMR
- a CDS encoding type II toxin-antitoxin system death-on-curing family toxin, whose translation is MTCVYLSSEDILVIAGYACSDMQVVVRDAGLLESAAHRPSAAMFGEEAYPDVIDKAAALLQSLAINRPFFDGNKRTAWLSCVSFLAMNGVDLHPDIDAAERLVFAVATGETDEVKVIAQVLRELAVSEV
- a CDS encoding ribbon-helix-helix protein, CopG family gives rise to the protein MAMNLRLRDDQTEALKQRAEQEGTSMHAILLKAVDDYLARTAQEAIVRKTAKEQAAKWGELMDRLK
- a CDS encoding SDR family NAD(P)-dependent oxidoreductase, which codes for MIDPGLEGKTVLVTGGAMNIGAAISRAFATQGARVAVHYVAAGPSAPLEHARATKAEVEAFVASLPEAVAVEADFLDPGAATHLFKQVEDTLGPVDVLINNAGHAEEDDQFPLLDHVGFERTVRVNLTAPAMLMAEFARRVPEGPPKGTRSVVNISTDAARGFPGQVAYGASKGALESLTRGAAQDLGPTIRVNAVAPGPVQTGWMDDDLIGQVAPSIPLGRVGAPEDIADAVVFLASRQARWITGQVVQVAGGHWL
- a CDS encoding IS5 family transposase (programmed frameshift); amino-acid sequence: MFPAAVACRSVAGRDDLTDEQWDLIEPLMPSSGRGGQWRNHRQVIDGILWQLRTGAPWRDVPERYGPWKTLHERLRRWTAGGTWDRILEHVQTLQADAGSIEWVFSIDSSVVRAHQHSAGARKKGHPGRPGVEDLVEPDEALGRSRGGLSTKIHLATDARGLPVVVLLTSGQAGDNPQLLRLLDRVRVNTSGPGRPRKRPDCVLADRAYSSPSTRRALRARRIRFVSPEKKDHAAHRLRKGSRGGRAPVFDKVAYKGRNVVERCFNRLKQFRGLATRYAKRAAYYRALVVIAAIALWLR